The following are from one region of the Sandaracinus amylolyticus genome:
- a CDS encoding c-type cytochrome — protein MRAHPLVLALVLVVACGEPERELREWQPSDHQVPSGREGDTRAAPPEEAVQQDPVEAERRAATALFSSLCASCHGEAGHGDGPARPPVAQIPDLASASWQDQRTDGEIAQAILLGRGGFMPAFGDRLTPAGVQALVRHVRALGGRQPGGAGQPAEGAAPAEGAAPAEGAAPAEGAAPTEGAAPAPAAEPAAGAAPAAEPGAAGESGAAAP, from the coding sequence GTGCGCGCCCATCCGCTCGTCCTGGCCCTCGTGCTCGTCGTCGCGTGCGGTGAGCCGGAGCGCGAGCTGCGCGAGTGGCAGCCCTCGGACCACCAGGTGCCCTCGGGGCGCGAAGGCGACACGCGCGCGGCGCCGCCCGAGGAGGCGGTGCAGCAGGATCCCGTCGAGGCCGAGCGGCGTGCGGCGACCGCGCTGTTCAGCTCGCTGTGCGCGAGCTGCCACGGAGAAGCGGGGCACGGCGACGGACCGGCACGTCCCCCGGTCGCGCAGATCCCCGATCTCGCGAGCGCCTCGTGGCAGGACCAGCGCACCGACGGAGAGATCGCGCAGGCGATCCTGCTCGGCCGCGGCGGGTTCATGCCGGCGTTCGGCGATCGGCTGACGCCCGCGGGCGTGCAGGCGCTGGTGCGTCACGTGCGAGCGCTCGGTGGGCGCCAGCCCGGCGGCGCGGGTCAGCCCGCAGAAGGTGCGGCCCCCGCAGAAGGTGCGGCGCCCGCAGAAGGCGCGGCCCCCGCGGAAGGCGCGGCGCCGACGGAAGGTGCGGCGCCTGCGCCTGCGGCGGAGCCCGCAGCAGGTGCGGCGCCCGCGGCGGAGCCCGGTGCGGCCGGGGAGAGCGGCGCGGCCGCGCCGTAG
- a CDS encoding phosphate/phosphite/phosphonate ABC transporter substrate-binding protein, producing MSTPGLNSGGLWVRLGTLATLVFAVGPIALDAEGERVRATLAAALGRALRVDVEIRPALTYRELLGWVGRREVQIAWLGPALFVQAHARFGVEPLVRMEREGRASFRGALFVREDADITTPEQLAGKRVAWVDPDSCAGFLFPRIALAQRGLDPDRLFADMRILGSHGAVVAAVASSQVDIGATFVEHVDPDDPSTAIARAGWSQADVPMRAVLTSDPIPGDVIAATRVLDERWRARIVEVLEALDRDPDGAPAMRALFQAARLVPAVSDDYAPVRDALRAAGVRI from the coding sequence ATGTCGACCCCGGGGCTCAACTCCGGCGGGCTCTGGGTTAGGCTGGGGACGTTGGCGACGCTCGTCTTCGCCGTCGGTCCGATCGCGCTGGACGCGGAGGGGGAACGCGTGCGCGCCACCCTCGCGGCGGCGCTCGGTCGTGCGCTCCGCGTCGACGTCGAGATCCGCCCCGCGCTCACGTATCGCGAGCTGCTCGGCTGGGTCGGTCGGCGCGAGGTGCAGATCGCGTGGCTCGGTCCCGCGCTCTTCGTGCAGGCCCACGCGCGCTTCGGCGTCGAGCCGCTCGTGCGCATGGAGCGCGAGGGGCGCGCATCGTTCCGCGGCGCGCTCTTCGTGCGCGAGGACGCGGACATCACGACGCCGGAGCAGCTCGCGGGCAAGCGCGTCGCGTGGGTCGATCCCGACTCGTGCGCGGGCTTCCTCTTCCCGCGCATCGCGCTCGCACAGCGCGGGCTCGATCCCGATCGGCTCTTCGCCGACATGCGCATCCTCGGCAGCCACGGCGCGGTGGTCGCGGCGGTCGCATCGAGCCAGGTCGACATCGGCGCCACGTTCGTCGAGCACGTGGATCCCGACGATCCGAGCACCGCGATCGCGCGCGCCGGATGGAGCCAGGCCGACGTGCCGATGCGCGCGGTGCTCACCAGCGATCCGATCCCCGGCGACGTGATCGCGGCGACGCGCGTGCTCGACGAGCGCTGGCGCGCGCGCATCGTCGAGGTGCTCGAGGCGCTCGATCGCGATCCCGACGGCGCACCGGCGATGCGCGCGCTCTTCCAGGCCGCGCGCCTGGTCCCCGCGGTGAGCGACGACTACGCACCGGTGCGCGACGCGCTGCGCGCGGCAGGCGTGCGGATCTGA